The sequence AAAGGGTGATTTAGAAAAAGTAAAGTCTTATTTAAAAAGCAAAGGTATTGCGGAGGATCAAATAACCGTTTCTTCTATCACTACTATGCCGCAATATATTTATAACGCCAACGGCACCAGCACCGGCCAGATCGCCAGTTACCGGCTTTTGCAGAGCGTTGAAATTAAATCCGCCGATGTGCAGAAAATTGCCGGTATTGCCCGGGAATCCACCGAGTTAATTGAGCAGGGCGTTTTCTTTGAATCTCAGCAGCCGCAATATTTTTATACTAAGCTGAATGATTTAAAAGTTAATATGCTGGCGGAAGCCACCAGGGACGCAAAGCTGCGGGCAGAAAAAATGGCGGCCAGCACCGGCAGCCGTATCGGCCCCCTGCGTTCCGCCAGAATG is a genomic window of Desulforamulus hydrothermalis Lam5 = DSM 18033 containing:
- a CDS encoding SIMPL domain-containing protein; this translates as MEQSNSKGKYYVIAAALLAAALVICSLVLANPLANYAASRSSITVTGSAKKQIVSDLAVWRGSFYQDSATLPEAYKNLKGDLEKVKSYLKSKGIAEDQITVSSITTMPQYIYNANGTSTGQIASYRLLQSVEIKSADVQKIAGIARESTELIEQGVFFESQQPQYFYTKLNDLKVNMLAEATRDAKLRAEKMAASTGSRIGPLRSARMGVFQITPVNSNEISDYGINDTSSIEKEITAVVNVEFSIK